The DNA window AATTATCAATCCACTGTTAACAAATCAGGTAAGTCTGGATTATATAGATATATTTTATATGCTTTTGATCAAACAGACACTACTTTTAGCACAGCATGTGATAGCTTTAGTGTGTTCGTTCAATTTAATCCTGCTGAAATATTAAGTATTAATGATAGCTTATTAAATTGCAAACCATACACATATATCCTAAACGAAGAAAACGGTATACCTGGTGCATGGTATTATAAACCTCCAGTTGGCACAAATATATATTTAGGCTTAACTGACAGCATATTCGTTAATAATGGTGGAATTTATATTTTAGGTCCAATTAATGATTCAGATTGTAATCGACCTGATACAGTTGTAATACCTCAACCTATTCGATTAGATCTTTTCCTTTATGGTTGCTATGATATTTGTGATACAGTTATAAATAAAGGAAATGTTTTTCTCCCAAAGATATACCCTGACAGAATTTATAAGAACTGGGCATATAAACATATAGACGGAAGAATTTTAAAAAGTGGTTCAAATTCTTCGATTGATAGTATGAAACTCACAATTAACCACGAAGGAAAAATGTACATAGTAGCAGAAGATGATCAAGGATGTATTGATAGTTCTGACTTATTGTGCTTAAAAATTCTTGAATGTGTGCCTCCCATTGATTGTGATACAATTCCAGGTGTCAGTTGTCCGCATCTTTCATTTAAAAGAATTTATCTCGATTGTGATAGCATGAGAGTTCATTATTCAATTTATGAAGATATGGTTGTCCCTAGCGGGTGGAGTTTGTGTTCTGGCATACCAATTTCTGTCCAAGGAGCATATTGGATTGAGCCGCCTTCGATTGTACAGGATACAGTTAATCTGCATTTATACAGAATTAGAGGTGGCATATTGAGCTTTCATACTGATTCCTGTGAAAATGCTCAACAAATTAGTATAAGAATTTGTAAAGATAATCTAGAATGCATAAAGACATTTGCTTCATATTTTCCATGCTTTGATGGGGAGTGTAGTTTACCTTCAATTTTTATTTATCAAAATGAAAGTACTAGTACAATCCGAATTAATGCTAAAGGCGAACTTTATGATTTGATGAATTGTGACACTTCATATCATTATATCAAAGCTGAGTTATATGGGCCAAGTTGTACTGGATTGATAACATCAGCGATAGTATCTAATCCTGGAATTAATGAAGAATATAATATCAATTTGTATTTTAATCAAACTTATGCAAGAGATTGTTATTGTATTAAATATTTCCTATGTCAGAATTCAAATGGAACTAATTGCGAAGAAGCTTGCGTAATCAATCCATGTACTGGCTATAATCAGGATATGAGAACAGGTGGAGATGGTGATACCGAATTGAATATTACATGTGCTGGCACACAATCAGGATCAGGAGATAATATTTATGGCTATGAAGGAACATATTCTGGAAGTATAGATGGTGCATATTTGGATAGTATAATAATTCAAAATCATAGCACTGCAATTCAATCAATCAATGTAGATTCTAATGGAATAAATGGAAGTTTTATACTTGCCCCTTCAGTGGACAGTATTTCATACCTTATATTTATTTTGAATGATACTTATCCAAATGTTTTAATAGTTGTTGGTGCTTCAGATGCTTTGCCATCATGTCTTCACAATCCTACCACATCTAGAACACAAGTAGACAGAAATATTTCCATGGACATACGACCTAATCCTGCAAATCAAGTAATAAACATTGATTTTAGTTTAGGCAAAATCTGCAATACTGGAACTCTTAAAGTATCCAATGAAAATGGAAAAGAACAAATTTATACTGTAAGGATAAACCAACATGGAACCATGACACTTCCAATAGTTCATTGGCCAAGTGGATCTTATATGATCAGTGTAGAAGGTTGCTCAGGTCAGCTTCTAACAAAACGATTGATTGTTAGTCATTAATCAAGTGCACTAAATATTCATAAAAAAAGAGTATACAGATAAAATCTGAATACTCTTTTTTTATGACTGTTTTGTCATCATATATTGTAAAAACAAAGCATAACGACTCATTTATTAACCTTAGACGATGACTAATTCAATTGTGGACAAAATGTCAAGAGTTTCGCCGACCAACTTTATTTTATTTCATCGGCGAAAATAGTCTTGCTCTTGACTTTTTAGGAGCAATTTTAACTTTGTCTCAAGGGTGAAATGTGGACTCAGAAATGCCTCACTTGATTGATATAAAGCTATGGTTTTATTGTTAGTGCGCTAAATGGTCTACTTGGCTTGCCGTCTATCATAAGTTTTAAATAAATCTTGTAGTTAGGTAGATTAATAAAATCTTCAATACTGAATTCAGGAAACATTTCCTTAGTCATTAACATGCCATCCTCAGTGCCCAATCTAAAGGAAATTATAGTACCTATATTTCCAAGTACTGCGCTTTTAATATCCGGATCAAGTTGAGCCATATACTGGTGAGCCATTATCATACCTACTTTAAACTTTCGAAGCTCAGAAAACATACCTATTAGGGATAATGTAGTGAAGTTATGAAATTCATCAACATAAACCATAAATGGAACTCTCTTGTCCTCTTCGGTATCTACTCTGCTGAATGATGCAGATGCAATGGAAGTAATAAATAATGCACCTAGTATATGGGATACATCTGCACCAACATGTCCTTTAGAGAGATTGACCAAAACTATTTTCTTTTCGTCCATTGCCTTTCTTAATGATACTTCATCTGGATTATCAATTAAAACTCGCTTAATGACCGGATGTACAAGCATTCCACCTATTTTATTCAACACAGGCAATAGGTCGTATTTATGATATTCCTTGAATTCACGCTTCCAGAATTTTTTTACTGATTCGTTTTTAACATGTTTTATAGCCTCTGCGCGGAAATCTTTGTTAAGTAATATCTCTACAATGTCAGCAATTGTAGCCTTTGGCTGATCCAGAAGGGTTAGAATTGTATGTCGAAGGATATGTTCAAGTTTAACACCCCAAGCACTGTCCCATAACTTTGAAAAAACATCTAATATTCCAGAGGCAACCAATGATCGTTTTTCTTGAGAAACCTTTCTAAACGGATTATACTTCAACTTTAGACTAACATCAGGTATATTAAAGTAAGTTAAATCGCCTTTTCGGTTCTCTGGAATAGATTTTACAACTTTCTCAACCAAATCTCCGTGTGGATCAAGTAAACAACATCCTCGTCCGGCCAGTATATCCAGAGTAATCATAGTTTCAATCAATGTTGATTTACCGGTTCCGGTTTTTCCAATTATATATGTATGCATTAACCGGTCAGCTTGCTTTATGCCAAATCGCTTATGCTGGTTCCGATAGGTAGTAAGTCCAAAATAAGTTATGTCAGGATTTGAATTTTCCATTCTCTTATGATGACAAATTCATAAAAATGATCAAAGACGGTTAAAATATCCATTTTGACAAATAATGCCGACTACAATTCCCCAACGAATTAATTACACTTTAAAAATGGAAAAACCAAACATCGATCAAATACCAATATCATTCATCAGAGAACTAAGCAAAGAAAAAAAGGAAGATGAAGTTTTGGAAACAGAGCAGAATTTTCGAGAATTTTTACTGGTCATAAAGGAAATAGCCGACCGCTTAGAAGTTGAAGGTAAAACTCTAGAGGATTTTGACGATCACTTAATGTAAATGCTAAAATAGAAATGTAATTATGAAAAATGTTTATGGATATATACGGGTATCAACCGTCAAACAAGGTTCAGGTGTATCGCTTCAAGAACAGAAGGAAGCGATCATTAGATATGCGGAAAGACACTCATTGAATATTATCGAATGGTTTGAAGAACAGGAAACAGCGGCCAAACAAGGCAGGCCGTTATTCAATAAAATGATGAAGCTATTGAAAGAAAGAAAAGCCAAAGGAGTAATCTTTCATAAAATTGATCGTGGTACTCGTAATTACAGAGATTGGTCATCTATCGATGATTTAATTGCTTCCGGTTCAGAACTGCATTTTGCTCATGAAAGTTTGGATATGAATACCCGAGCAGGAAGACTAACTGCGGATATGCTTGTGGCATTAGCTACCGATTACATCAGAAATCTTCGTGAAGAGGCAATTAAAGGCTTATACGGCCGATTAAAGCAGGGTCTGTATCCATTCTATGCGCCAATTGGCTACATCAATACTGGAGGTGGGCAAATAAAATCAATAGACAAAATTCGAGCTCCATTAATCAGAAAAGCTTTTGAGTTATATGCAAGTGGTAAATACAATTTAGAATCTTTGACTGAGACTATGCGTAAACTAGGATTAAGAAACTCACGAGGTAATTTTATTCATTTAACCGGAATGGCAATGATTCTTCATAATCCATTTTATAGTGGGGTTATGAAAATAAAAGGAAAATCATTTCAGGGGAAACATGAACCACTCATTTCGCCAAGATTGTTTATGGAAGTTCAGAATATCCTAAAAGGCAAAACAAATACTCGAATAATTAAACATGATTTTGTATTCAGACGTCGAATAAAATGTGCTGAATGCAAATATTCTCTTATAGCGGAAACAAGAAAAAAACACACATATTATCGTTGCCAGACAAAAGATTGCCCTACAAAGTCGATTCGTGAAGAATTGATTCATGAATTAATACATAAAACCCTTCAACAAATAAAATTTCATCCAATTGAAAATGAGGTCTTGAATGAGCTATTGATTCAAACTCAAGTTAACTGGACTGAAACGCAAAAGGATTTAGAAGAATCTTTACAAATGCAAAGTAAAAAATTGGCTTTGAAGTTAGAACGACTTACTGATGCCTATCTAGAAAGTGTGATTGATAAAGAACAGTTTGAAGATAAAAAGGGACAAATCCTGATTGAACAGCAGGAATTACGAAGAAATGAAGGACACTTTGAAATCCAGAAAGAGGCAATCTTCAAAAAAGCTCGAAATTTCCTCGGACTACTAAAAGACCTTAAAAAATCATTCATTATTGCAACCAATGAAGAAAAAAGAAAAATTTTAAAATTCATCACCTCGGACTTAACACTTCAAGGTAAAAACCTAATGTTGACAATGCAATCTCCGTTTTATGAGATAGCAAATCGACCGGAATTAATGTCAGGTGAGCTTAATCGGGAAATCCCTCGGTCAAAACTTGTCGAATTGGCAATATGTTTTTGCGAACGGGATTCTCATAATACTGATAATACCTCAACATGCACATTTCATGATCTTAACATAAATCAAGAGTATTTGCCAGAATATTTGAAATCTAATTGCCTACCCAGAGAAATGTTAGATGATCCAGCACTACGAGAAAGAATGCAAGAATTACTGGATTTGATTTTTAAGTATAGTGAAATAAAAATTCAAAAAGATGACTTAGAAGATAATTTAGATGAACTACTATGATATTTAAACACACACAAGTACCAAATATACTGTTGGACACTCACCTTCCCAATCTAACTGAATCCGAATTAAAGATTCTGCTTGTTATCATTCGTCAAACCAATGGATGGGTTGATCAATCTACAGGAAAAAGAAAGGTTAAAGACAGGATCACCCAAAGTCAGTTTAGAACTAAGACTGGACTATCAAGGAGGATCATATCTAAAACGCTCAAAATGCTCTCAAGCAAGAACTTAATTAACATTTATGACCGAAAACACAACTTGGTTCAAAATTCGCTGGAACGACGGGGCCAACCTATTTTGCTCTATTCACTTAATCCAATGCACTTTACGACATCTACATGTGAACATAGTGATACTAAACTTGTGCATAAAGGTGGATATAACAAAAGAAAGTATTCAAAAGAAAATTTAACAAAAGGAAGAGATTTGCCAATCCGGCAAAATACTACTGGAACTATTGGAGAAATAATAGAACAGTCAAAGTATCAGGCACTTATAAGGTTTTAACTCAATTCAATTAATCAATTTTGTAGTAGTAGTTTAAATTTTCTGCCAAAACTAAATATGGAACAATAAGTACCTTTTTAATATTATTTTTCTCGTCTGTATAAACTAAATTAATTGAGTTTTCATTTACCGATTGAGAGAGTTTTATTTTAAATTCCGAAGCCGGATCTAATTTGCCAATATTAATGAAATCACCATTTGAATACTCAAGTCTTACACTAGTTATAACCTCTTGTTTATGGTTTTGTATTGTTAAATAATTCTTATTATCAAATAATTTTGTACAGCCTAAAACGACAAGTACTAAAATACATAGAATATAAAAATATTTAAAATTATTTTTCGCCATAAGAATTAGACCAATAAAGCTTGTTTTGTTTGATAACATATAATTTTCCACCTCTTGCTTTCTCCTTAGATTTTGTAATAAAAGTGCTATGTAAAATGGTTTTTGGGTAGTCTTTACCTAATTGTATACCAACATTGTTATTAAACAAGTCCATTGTTCTTTCTATAGTAGGTTGACCTACTGAACCATATTCATGCGCATCACTCCAAGTTTTTGCAAATGTGCTACCAACATCAATAGTCATTCCAAAATTCCATAAAGTATGTCTAAATGCGTCTCCATTTCCGTTATGCAATACAGCTTCAATATAATTACTTGCAGCATAAGATATTGCAAGCCTACCATTAAACATACACAATAATGCTTTAGATTTATTTGCATTATAAAGGGCTTGCTCTTTGGAATTTAATTTAGAGCTAAGATAACCATCCATATCAGTATAAGCTCTTGAATTTAAATCAT is part of the Candidatus Vicinibacter affinis genome and encodes:
- a CDS encoding type IV secretion system DNA-binding domain-containing protein is translated as MENSNPDITYFGLTTYRNQHKRFGIKQADRLMHTYIIGKTGTGKSTLIETMITLDILAGRGCCLLDPHGDLVEKVVKSIPENRKGDLTYFNIPDVSLKLKYNPFRKVSQEKRSLVASGILDVFSKLWDSAWGVKLEHILRHTILTLLDQPKATIADIVEILLNKDFRAEAIKHVKNESVKKFWKREFKEYHKYDLLPVLNKIGGMLVHPVIKRVLIDNPDEVSLRKAMDEKKIVLVNLSKGHVGADVSHILGALFITSIASASFSRVDTEEDKRVPFMVYVDEFHNFTTLSLIGMFSELRKFKVGMIMAHQYMAQLDPDIKSAVLGNIGTIISFRLGTEDGMLMTKEMFPEFSIEDFINLPNYKIYLKLMIDGKPSRPFSALTIKP
- a CDS encoding recombinase family protein; protein product: MKNVYGYIRVSTVKQGSGVSLQEQKEAIIRYAERHSLNIIEWFEEQETAAKQGRPLFNKMMKLLKERKAKGVIFHKIDRGTRNYRDWSSIDDLIASGSELHFAHESLDMNTRAGRLTADMLVALATDYIRNLREEAIKGLYGRLKQGLYPFYAPIGYINTGGGQIKSIDKIRAPLIRKAFELYASGKYNLESLTETMRKLGLRNSRGNFIHLTGMAMILHNPFYSGVMKIKGKSFQGKHEPLISPRLFMEVQNILKGKTNTRIIKHDFVFRRRIKCAECKYSLIAETRKKHTYYRCQTKDCPTKSIREELIHELIHKTLQQIKFHPIENEVLNELLIQTQVNWTETQKDLEESLQMQSKKLALKLERLTDAYLESVIDKEQFEDKKGQILIEQQELRRNEGHFEIQKEAIFKKARNFLGLLKDLKKSFIIATNEEKRKILKFITSDLTLQGKNLMLTMQSPFYEIANRPELMSGELNREIPRSKLVELAICFCERDSHNTDNTSTCTFHDLNINQEYLPEYLKSNCLPREMLDDPALRERMQELLDLIFKYSEIKIQKDDLEDNLDELL
- a CDS encoding replication protein: MIFKHTQVPNILLDTHLPNLTESELKILLVIIRQTNGWVDQSTGKRKVKDRITQSQFRTKTGLSRRIISKTLKMLSSKNLINIYDRKHNLVQNSLERRGQPILLYSLNPMHFTTSTCEHSDTKLVHKGGYNKRKYSKENLTKGRDLPIRQNTTGTIGEIIEQSKYQALIRF